DNA sequence from the Corynebacterium yudongzhengii genome:
GCGGAGTCTCTCTCGCCAGAATGTGCCTGCCGGAGTGTGTTCCTCGCGCCTTGGTCGACTGGCGGGAGGTGAAGAAACCCACCTACGCGACTATGCCGCCGCATAGTGCGGGCTGGTTTTCACGCACGTGCGTAATCGGAAATCGATGGATCCCGGGAAACTCATAGGTATACGAGACACACGGGGGCACACTGTCACCTGCGCCGTGAGGCGACCACTGGTGCCGCCACGTTCGCGGTTTGCTGGGGGTTGGGGGATCTGCTGCGCCATCGAGGCCTAGGACGTGGCAGCCGGCGCCGGATAGCTAAAGCCGGCCGACATCCGTGAGCTGATGTCGGCCGGCTTTCAAAGACTGCAGAAAGTGAGAACGGGTTAGGAGGACTTGCGAGCGCGGCGGGCGGCGAGCTCGTCCATGCCGATGACCTCGGCGTCATCGTCCACGCGCTCAGACGGGAAGGAGGCGATGGTGCCGCTGAGTTCCTTCATGATGCCCGGCACCGCGATGCCGAAGACGCCCTGGCCCCCACCGAGCAGGTCGATGACTTCGTCGGAGGAGCGGCACTCGTAGACCGTGGTGCCGTCGGAGACGAGGGTGATCTCGGCGATATCGTTCACGCCGCGGTTGCGCAGGCTATCGACGGCCACGCGGATGTTCTGCAGCGAGATGCCTGTATCCAGCAGCCGCTTGACGATCTTCAGCACCAGAATGTCCCGGAACGAGTAGAGACGCTGGGAGCCGGAGCCGCGGGCGTTGCGGATCGAGGGCTTGACCAGGTCGGTGCGGGCCCAGTAGTCGAGCTGGCGGTAGGTGATGCCGGCAACCTGGCAGGCAATGGGCACGCGGTAGCCGACTTCGTCGCCCGGGCTGATGTCGAACAGGGACTCCTGAACGCCTTCGTTGTCAGTGTTGTCGGTGTGGTTGTTGATGCTCACGTAATTACTCCGTTGGGGTTTAAAAGAACCGACACTTATGTGCCATTAAATGCCAAGGGTATACCGCCGTCAAGGCTACGGCGGGCAACACGCCGAACCCTAAAGCTCGACTTTAACTTTAGGCTTTTTCGTCCCCGTTGTCATCATCAGCATCATCCGAATCATCCGAGTTATCGGAATCCAGGTCACGGAGCATCTCCTGGAACTCCTCGTCGATGCCGTGGGCCCCCTCCCCGACCTCAGCCGCGTCGCCGATATCCAGGTCGAGGTATTCCTCGAGCTCTTCCGGCGCGATGTGAAGCGCCGCCTGGTTGAGCACGTCTTCGTCGACGTCGATCGGCAGGCCCAGGATCTGCGACAAGATCAACACATCGGAGGCGCGGGCGTCGATATCCTCCCCGGACGCGGTACGGATCTCCCCGATGAACACCCCCTCGTAGTAGCTGGTCAGGGCGAGGCGTTCGACGCCGCCGTCGTAACGCGAGAGCACATCGGCGAGGACGTCGTGCGGGGTGGGCCGGCGCCTGCCCGAGCTGTCCTCGAGGGTGCGCTCGGCGAGCTCGGCGCCGTCGATCGGGGATAGCCACACCGGCAGCACGCGGGACTGTTCGTTCCAGACCAACACCGCGCAGAAGAAGGACTCGGGGCCGATGACCCGGACCCCGTGGTAGTCGACCTCAACATAGCCGGATTCCATAAGTTATCCCTCGAACTCCTCTCGCAACGCGGCCTTGACCAGCGAGGCATGCAGGGACACCACCAGCGCCGAGATCTGCTGGCCGTATTCCTCGGCGCGCTGCTTGGCGGTGTCGTCGCGGCCCTGCGCCAGCGGGCCGGCAACCTGGCTGATGAGATCCGCATGGCGGTGCGCGGCCGTACGCAGGCGCTTGAGCTGGTCGGCGCGGAACCCATAATCCTTCAGTGACATCGCGGTGGTGACCACGCGGACGTCGTCGGCGGTAAAGAAACCGGACACATCCGGTTTGATGAGGCCTGCGGCGACGAGGTCGGCGACGTCGGCCTCCGTGCACCCGGCCTGGGAGGCCACGTCCTCGCTGGTTAAGCGCGTGCGCACCGGCGCGGCGAAGTTCTCCGGCTTGATCATCGGCTCGGTGTCGCCGGAGCCCATCAGGCTGGTGACCTCGCCGCTGTCCATCGCCTCGAGCTGCTCGCGGATGACCTTCAGCGGCAGGTAGTTGTCGCGCTGGGTGGTCAGGATGTAGCGCAGCCGCTCGACGTCGACGTCCGTGAA
Encoded proteins:
- a CDS encoding MerR family transcriptional regulator produces the protein MSIGVVLEHLNAEFPDVTVSKIRFLESEGLITPQRTKSGYRRFTDVDVERLRYILTTQRDNYLPLKVIREQLEAMDSGEVTSLMGSGDTEPMIKPENFAAPVRTRLTSEDVASQAGCTEADVADLVAAGLIKPDVSGFFTADDVRVVTTAMSLKDYGFRADQLKRLRTAAHRHADLISQVAGPLAQGRDDTAKQRAEEYGQQISALVVSLHASLVKAALREEFEG
- a CDS encoding bifunctional nuclease domain-containing protein, coding for MESGYVEVDYHGVRVIGPESFFCAVLVWNEQSRVLPVWLSPIDGAELAERTLEDSSGRRRPTPHDVLADVLSRYDGGVERLALTSYYEGVFIGEIRTASGEDIDARASDVLILSQILGLPIDVDEDVLNQAALHIAPEELEEYLDLDIGDAAEVGEGAHGIDEEFQEMLRDLDSDNSDDSDDADDDNGDEKA
- a CDS encoding MerR family transcriptional regulator, which produces MNNHTDNTDNEGVQESLFDISPGDEVGYRVPIACQVAGITYRQLDYWARTDLVKPSIRNARGSGSQRLYSFRDILVLKIVKRLLDTGISLQNIRVAVDSLRNRGVNDIAEITLVSDGTTVYECRSSDEVIDLLGGGQGVFGIAVPGIMKELSGTIASFPSERVDDDAEVIGMDELAARRARKSS